From one Desulfonatronum sp. SC1 genomic stretch:
- the recJ gene encoding single-stranded-DNA-specific exonuclease RecJ, which produces MPDRHHVQNLAANLDISPLLVTLLWSRGVRTAEEMDLFLSPGLRHLAQPEQWCGLNAAGQTIAKAIAQGRKPAVWGDYDVDGITSTALLLLFFQARGVEADHHIPHRQTEGYGLNNTGIEDLARRGIGLLITVDCGISHLPEVTRAKELGMTVVISDHHLPGPDLPAADAIMNPKIGDCPCPNLAGVGVAFLLAAVLNRMLPGDPLDMRQFLDLVALGTIADIVELTGQNRILAKNGLSMLKEGKRPGIVALKEVCGYKPGAVLDEDRVGFGLAPRINAAGRLGHAETALRLLLTRDMTEARELAKELDGYNTHRRGIGKEIQEEALRLALEQKGRFGLVLHAPHWHEGVIGIIASKVAETHYRPAIILTDHESGHLKGSGRSIPEFSLYEGLTACQHLLQGFGGHSQAAGLRLRRDDFAAFQEAFNTVVAQALNNTPPTPTLILDAPLGFGEIDYDLLKELELLAPFGADNPKPLFLSPQVVVRNRKPVGADHVFLDLRDDEAEVTMRAKAWNQAANLPRSVTGKSMLLAYTPKFNEFNGVTSIELALRDWSVQE; this is translated from the coding sequence TTGCCCGATCGGCATCATGTCCAAAACCTGGCCGCCAACCTGGATATTTCTCCGCTTCTGGTCACTCTTCTCTGGAGCCGCGGCGTGCGCACGGCCGAGGAAATGGATTTGTTCTTGTCTCCCGGACTGCGGCATCTGGCCCAACCGGAACAATGGTGCGGCCTGAACGCCGCCGGACAAACCATCGCCAAAGCCATCGCCCAGGGCAGGAAGCCGGCCGTCTGGGGCGACTACGACGTGGACGGCATCACCAGCACCGCGCTCCTGCTGCTTTTTTTCCAGGCCCGAGGCGTCGAAGCGGATCATCATATCCCCCATCGCCAGACCGAAGGCTACGGGTTGAACAATACCGGCATCGAGGACCTGGCCCGGCGGGGGATCGGCCTGCTGATCACCGTGGATTGCGGCATCAGCCACCTCCCGGAAGTGACCAGGGCAAAGGAACTGGGCATGACCGTGGTGATCTCCGACCACCATCTGCCCGGTCCCGACCTTCCGGCCGCGGACGCGATCATGAACCCCAAGATCGGCGACTGCCCGTGCCCCAACCTGGCCGGGGTGGGGGTGGCCTTTCTCCTGGCCGCGGTGCTCAACCGGATGCTCCCCGGCGACCCCCTGGACATGCGTCAATTCCTGGACTTGGTAGCCCTGGGCACGATAGCGGACATCGTCGAGCTGACCGGACAAAACCGGATACTGGCCAAGAACGGCCTGTCCATGCTCAAGGAAGGGAAACGTCCGGGCATCGTGGCCCTGAAGGAAGTCTGCGGATACAAACCGGGCGCGGTGCTGGACGAGGATCGGGTGGGGTTTGGTCTGGCCCCCCGGATCAATGCCGCCGGTCGACTGGGCCACGCCGAAACCGCCCTGCGCCTGTTACTGACCCGGGACATGACCGAGGCCAGGGAACTGGCCAAGGAACTGGACGGCTACAACACCCACAGGCGAGGCATTGGCAAGGAAATCCAGGAAGAAGCCCTGCGCCTGGCACTGGAGCAGAAAGGCCGCTTCGGGCTGGTGCTGCACGCCCCGCACTGGCACGAGGGTGTCATCGGGATCATTGCCTCCAAGGTTGCGGAAACCCATTACCGCCCGGCCATCATCCTCACGGACCACGAATCCGGCCACCTCAAGGGGTCCGGGCGAAGCATCCCGGAATTCTCGCTCTACGAGGGACTCACGGCCTGCCAGCATCTGCTCCAGGGGTTCGGCGGCCACAGCCAGGCCGCCGGACTGCGGCTACGCCGGGACGACTTCGCTGCCTTCCAGGAAGCCTTCAATACTGTGGTAGCCCAGGCCCTGAACAATACCCCTCCCACCCCCACCCTGATCCTGGACGCTCCCCTGGGTTTCGGGGAAATCGACTACGACCTGCTCAAAGAGCTGGAACTCCTGGCTCCTTTCGGCGCGGACAACCCAAAGCCGCTGTTTCTCTCCCCCCAGGTGGTCGTGCGCAACCGCAAACCGGTGGGCGCGGATCACGTGTTCCTGGACCTGCGCGACGACGAAGCCGAGGTGACCATGCGGGCCAAGGCCTGGAACCAGGCCGCAAACCTGCCCCGAAGCGTCACCGGAAAGTCCATGCTCCTGGCCTACACCCCGAAGTTCAACGAATTCAACGGCGTGACCAGCATCGAGCTGGCCTTGCGGGATTGGTCGGTTCAAGAGTGA
- a CDS encoding glycosyltransferase produces the protein MHVHHHTTLQSQGGTAQFAHNLMAWLARHDVTGSHTYEIQDNASTGQCLSPFAVAEHVRNPGNLADDTAIVHLHGSADWPTCLDGFAATSHRLVLTLHDCRLLTGGCAYPLHCGAWKTGCQQDCPQNLAAHADHSRAVFRLLETLRPLLISPSAWLSRMVREIHPQARIHTIPNAVPESLGPPASKSSEEKRIVKRELGIDAAGKVVLFVAHGGKQAMYKGGHLWERLWKRVKQGEPRAVAVAVGGNAIHRSGDFLELPYLDQERLLRCMDAADVLVYPSLADNHPLIILEAMCRGLPCAAFASGGIPEQVIHEQSGLLSPPGDMVSLAASVLEILGNPRLGRQLAQAGRDRFIRLFQMDHMGRRHLRLYAESPLSRPDRAASRSSNVG, from the coding sequence GTGCACGTTCATCACCACACAACCTTGCAATCCCAGGGCGGCACGGCCCAGTTCGCCCACAACCTCATGGCCTGGCTTGCGCGGCACGACGTCACCGGCTCCCACACCTACGAGATCCAGGATAACGCCTCCACCGGACAATGCCTTTCACCCTTTGCCGTGGCCGAGCATGTCCGCAACCCAGGTAACCTCGCGGACGACACAGCCATTGTACACCTCCACGGTTCAGCCGACTGGCCGACCTGCCTGGACGGATTCGCCGCCACGTCGCACCGGCTGGTGCTGACCCTCCACGACTGTCGCCTGCTCACCGGAGGCTGCGCCTATCCCCTGCATTGCGGGGCCTGGAAAACCGGTTGCCAACAGGACTGCCCCCAAAACCTAGCCGCTCACGCCGACCACAGCCGGGCAGTATTCCGGCTGCTGGAAACGCTCCGTCCGCTGCTGATCTCCCCCTCTGCCTGGCTGAGCCGCATGGTCCGGGAAATCCATCCCCAGGCCCGAATCCACACCATCCCCAACGCCGTGCCGGAGAGCCTTGGCCCCCCGGCAAGCAAATCTTCCGAGGAAAAACGGATCGTCAAACGGGAGCTGGGCATCGACGCGGCGGGGAAAGTCGTGCTTTTCGTGGCCCATGGCGGCAAGCAGGCCATGTACAAGGGCGGGCATCTGTGGGAGCGGCTCTGGAAGCGCGTCAAGCAGGGCGAACCCCGGGCCGTGGCCGTGGCCGTGGGCGGAAATGCGATCCACCGCAGCGGGGACTTCCTGGAGCTGCCCTATCTGGACCAGGAACGCCTCCTCCGCTGCATGGACGCCGCGGATGTGCTGGTCTATCCCAGCCTGGCGGACAACCATCCCCTGATCATTCTCGAAGCCATGTGCAGGGGCCTGCCCTGCGCGGCCTTTGCCAGCGGCGGCATTCCCGAGCAGGTCATCCATGAACAAAGCGGGTTGCTGTCGCCTCCGGGCGACATGGTCAGCCTGGCCGCCTCGGTCCTGGAGATCCTGGGCAACCCCCGCCTGGGCAGGCAGCTCGCCCAGGCGGGCCGAGACCGGTTTATCCGCCTGTTCCAAATGGACCACATGGGCCGCCGCCACCTTCGGCTTTACGCCGAATCGCCTCTATCTCGACCAGACAGGGCCGCCTCGCGTTCCAGCAACGTGGGATGA
- a CDS encoding M48 family metallopeptidase: MQTLILIVVVAALVAKVITEVWLILLNMREVRRRDAPPKALREVMDEVTYRKSVEYTLAKSRFGLFGEAYGAVVLAVVLFSGMLPWAYDLFGGGLSASVWREGLYLVAVMILLSLPGLPLDHHAQFRLEERFGFNNSTLRLWVTDKIKGLILGVIIALPLLAAILFLIDWIGPWWWVWAFVVFFVFQLVMMVLYPMLILPWFNTLTPLPEGELRQRLMALADRTGFKAKTIQIMDGSKRSGHSNAFFTGFGRFRRIVLFDTLIEQLSEEELEAVLAHEIGHYKLGHIPKMLTLSAGFGLASFALLAWLLQSPTFIEAFGFRFADSGPGPAFLLFALLAGLFTFWLSPLMNRLSRKHEYQADRFARKNGLGAGPMISALRKLSEKNLSNLTPHPRYSAFHYSHPTLLEREAALSGRDRGDSA, translated from the coding sequence ATGCAAACCTTGATTCTCATCGTGGTTGTGGCCGCCCTGGTCGCCAAGGTCATCACCGAAGTCTGGCTGATTCTTTTGAACATGCGCGAAGTTAGGCGGCGGGATGCGCCGCCAAAAGCCTTGCGCGAGGTGATGGACGAGGTGACGTATCGGAAGTCCGTGGAATACACCCTTGCCAAAAGCCGGTTCGGGCTGTTCGGGGAGGCGTATGGAGCGGTGGTCCTGGCGGTGGTGCTTTTTTCCGGGATGTTGCCCTGGGCGTACGATCTGTTCGGCGGCGGGCTGTCGGCTTCGGTCTGGCGGGAAGGGTTGTATCTGGTTGCCGTGATGATCCTGTTGTCCCTGCCCGGTTTGCCTTTGGACCATCATGCCCAGTTTCGGCTGGAAGAACGGTTTGGATTCAACAACAGCACCTTGCGGCTGTGGGTCACGGACAAGATCAAGGGGCTGATTCTGGGCGTGATCATCGCCCTGCCCCTGCTGGCCGCAATTCTGTTCCTGATCGACTGGATCGGACCATGGTGGTGGGTTTGGGCCTTCGTGGTCTTTTTCGTCTTTCAACTGGTGATGATGGTCCTCTACCCCATGCTGATCCTGCCCTGGTTCAACACGCTGACTCCGCTGCCGGAGGGCGAACTGCGGCAGCGGCTGATGGCCCTGGCGGATCGGACCGGGTTCAAGGCCAAGACCATCCAGATCATGGACGGCAGCAAGCGGTCCGGCCATTCTAACGCCTTTTTCACCGGGTTCGGGCGGTTCCGGCGGATCGTGCTCTTCGACACCCTGATCGAGCAGCTGTCGGAGGAAGAGCTGGAAGCCGTGCTGGCCCATGAAATCGGCCACTACAAGCTCGGCCATATTCCGAAAATGCTGACTCTGTCCGCCGGCTTCGGGCTGGCCTCCTTCGCGCTGCTGGCCTGGCTGCTGCAAAGCCCGACGTTCATCGAGGCGTTTGGATTCCGTTTCGCGGATAGTGGCCCGGGCCCGGCCTTTCTGCTTTTTGCTCTGCTGGCCGGTCTGTTCACGTTCTGGCTTTCACCGCTGATGAATCGCCTTTCCCGCAAACATGAATATCAGGCGGATCGCTTCGCCCGGAAAAACGGCCTGGGCGCGGGCCCGATGATCAGCGCCCTGCGCAAGCTCAGTGAAAAAAATCTCTCCAACCTGACCCCCCATCCCCGGTACAGCGCTTTTCACTACTCTCATCCCACGTTGCTGGAACGCGAGGCGGCCCTGTCTGGTCGAGATAGAGGCGATTCGGCGTAA
- a CDS encoding GTPase has product MTAPRFFPHRITARIEELIQKARRFDRLPAAQAMALRLERVLGVLDDRTGLDVGLGRPVVIVLLGGTGVGKSELFNALLGKPGLSPTSATIRPKTTRAHVAVAPADKQHLTFLDEADVVITDHRLSGTALIDAPDVDSTESVHLERTRRLVERADIVVYVGSPDKRANFSIQDEVRRWAARKRWFFVLNKLDQIPDQDREAVCADFLGRVRDLGFDVDQGGFFAVSAVVAQNGEDGLNERFERLRAALFAHRAKEQVQALRTEDVFNQVRHALSVSVRQDLESLHRTLSAHEQELDGRVRGIFLKALSTPHSQDMLRRIIREQAWRAAPGRVGGFLALPVWVRGRLAFSGLAYHLARMSAGGPSLTRMLRAGWHAAKAAWQGILPVRTILQGFSAEEERRLTDIVQDSRRTLQDLGLDRLDGAKPSAFEPPASTPEAEQALWATRLLHQSLNVLRSQGVLPRTSEHSEQDQRTREFFQERLEQAVLASAGQLAARRLGLAHTLAGNLLPVLVFGHAALRLVSGWLAGDWLPFDFYLTAMAVFLISLFPGYLLVSVALTRSGDLPPPEQLVQALDAPAETESLRRVRQDVEELLDRVRDMEDALRVSTEVLQQELDPSRFGAVVHEAKNDK; this is encoded by the coding sequence ATGACCGCTCCGCGATTTTTTCCCCATCGCATAACCGCCAGGATTGAAGAATTGATCCAGAAGGCGCGGCGCTTCGACCGCCTGCCCGCGGCCCAGGCCATGGCCCTGCGCCTGGAGCGGGTTCTGGGCGTTCTGGATGACCGGACAGGCTTGGATGTCGGTCTTGGCCGCCCGGTCGTCATCGTGCTCTTGGGTGGGACCGGAGTGGGCAAGTCCGAGCTATTCAACGCCCTGCTGGGTAAGCCCGGCCTCAGTCCAACCTCGGCCACTATTCGTCCCAAGACCACCCGCGCCCATGTCGCGGTGGCCCCGGCGGATAAACAGCATCTTACATTTCTCGACGAAGCGGACGTGGTGATCACCGATCACCGCTTGTCCGGAACGGCCCTGATTGACGCGCCGGATGTGGACAGTACGGAGTCCGTGCATCTAGAGCGCACCCGTCGATTGGTGGAGCGGGCGGACATTGTGGTTTACGTAGGCAGTCCGGACAAGAGGGCCAATTTCAGCATCCAAGATGAAGTCCGTCGCTGGGCGGCCCGCAAGCGCTGGTTTTTCGTCCTGAACAAGCTGGACCAGATTCCGGACCAAGACCGGGAGGCCGTGTGCGCGGATTTTCTGGGCCGGGTTCGGGATTTGGGTTTTGACGTGGACCAGGGCGGTTTTTTCGCGGTCAGCGCGGTTGTGGCGCAAAACGGAGAAGATGGATTGAACGAGCGGTTCGAACGGTTGCGCGCCGCCCTGTTCGCCCACCGGGCCAAGGAGCAGGTCCAGGCCTTGCGAACCGAGGACGTCTTCAATCAGGTCCGCCATGCCCTTTCCGTTTCGGTCCGCCAAGACCTGGAAAGCCTGCACCGGACCTTGTCGGCCCATGAGCAGGAGTTGGACGGACGAGTGCGCGGAATTTTCCTCAAGGCCCTGTCCACGCCCCACAGCCAAGACATGCTGCGCCGGATCATTCGGGAACAGGCCTGGCGGGCCGCTCCGGGCCGTGTGGGCGGCTTTTTGGCCCTGCCGGTCTGGGTGCGCGGGCGGCTGGCCTTTTCCGGCCTGGCCTACCATCTGGCCAGGATGTCCGCGGGCGGGCCGTCCCTGACCAGGATGCTCCGGGCCGGGTGGCACGCGGCAAAGGCCGCCTGGCAGGGGATTTTGCCCGTACGGACCATCCTGCAAGGGTTTTCCGCTGAAGAGGAACGCCGGTTGACCGATATCGTCCAGGATTCGCGAAGAACCTTGCAAGACCTCGGATTGGATCGGCTGGACGGCGCGAAACCATCAGCTTTTGAGCCACCGGCTTCAACTCCTGAAGCGGAGCAAGCGCTTTGGGCGACCCGGCTTCTGCATCAAAGCCTGAACGTGCTGCGCTCCCAAGGCGTGCTACCCCGGACGTCGGAACATTCCGAGCAGGATCAGCGCACCCGGGAATTCTTTCAGGAGCGTCTGGAACAGGCCGTGCTCGCCAGTGCCGGCCAACTGGCGGCCCGGCGCCTGGGCCTCGCGCACACCCTGGCAGGCAATCTTCTGCCAGTGCTGGTCTTTGGCCATGCCGCCCTGCGCTTGGTTTCCGGCTGGTTGGCCGGGGACTGGCTGCCCTTTGATTTCTATCTGACCGCTATGGCGGTGTTCCTGATCAGCCTTTTTCCAGGATACCTGCTCGTTTCCGTCGCCTTGACCCGCTCCGGCGATCTGCCCCCGCCGGAACAACTAGTCCAGGCCCTGGACGCTCCGGCGGAAACCGAATCCCTGCGCCGGGTGCGCCAGGATGTCGAGGAGTTGCTGGATCGGGTTCGGGATATGGAAGACGCGTTGCGGGTAAGCACGGAAGTTCTGCAACAGGAATTGGACCCGTCGCGTTTTGGGGCTGTCGTTCACGAAGCGAAAAACGACAAATAA
- a CDS encoding PilZ domain-containing protein yields the protein MRVGERLHIKICSTGERLWGELVGFKQGEFLLVWLHNLITKHKIVTENNTVTVRGMNVDYQLCGFKTTVSKIIIKPYPLVFLKFPSFFEKLHLRRHDRMDCFLPAQMLLDGNEYKTMIVNLSQGGARIVLDLNNSDISPDQCEGREVYLVFKTANNDKEVYAKSFVRSANNEARMALGLEFIELIGESHAIIDEYVSSIKEYSTFK from the coding sequence ATGCGCGTAGGAGAGCGGCTTCATATAAAAATATGTAGTACAGGTGAGCGATTGTGGGGCGAATTAGTTGGATTTAAACAGGGTGAATTTCTTCTTGTTTGGTTGCATAATCTGATAACAAAACATAAAATTGTTACTGAAAATAACACTGTTACTGTAAGAGGAATGAATGTTGATTATCAGCTATGCGGATTCAAAACTACAGTATCTAAAATAATTATTAAACCTTATCCTCTTGTTTTTTTAAAATTCCCATCTTTTTTTGAGAAACTACACCTGAGACGTCACGACAGAATGGACTGCTTCCTCCCTGCTCAGATGTTACTCGATGGAAACGAATACAAAACCATGATCGTTAACCTTTCACAAGGTGGAGCGCGAATCGTTCTGGATCTGAATAATTCAGACATTTCCCCGGATCAATGCGAGGGACGCGAAGTATATCTTGTTTTCAAAACCGCAAATAATGACAAAGAGGTGTATGCTAAATCCTTCGTTCGCAGTGCCAATAACGAAGCAAGAATGGCCCTCGGACTTGAATTTATCGAACTTATCGGCGAATCACATGCAATTATCGATGAGTATGTCTCCAGCATCAAGGAATATTCCACCTTTAAATAG
- a CDS encoding EAL and HDOD domain-containing protein has protein sequence MDQASLTPPKTTYLPIFIGRQTIYDNRLNVWGYELLFRSSGNDNVAQFSDPEQATAMVITEGFSMATESIPKGRKIFINYPTGLLLKNAPLALPKENCVIEVLETVKPNPEIIASLSTLKDNGYTIALDDYVGQPGYDPLLELADIIKVEFLGRPWTELIKIGQKLHKYRCLLLAEKVENRPTLELAASLGFSYFQGFFFSRPEIITGRTIPTAVVNRIRLIHEINAKDFEVSQVAKIISQDPGLSFRLLKHINSVFYSFRHNVRSISQAVTLMGSRAIKQWAMLSMLADIGSEGKNQELLFSSVHRARFLEILAVEANQRKHDPDTMFLLGLFSNLDAMLNLPMEDILIHLPLEKDIGAALRGEDNFMRQWIKMTIAVERGDWTSVVSMIDFFRLDEQKTAMNHLRAADWAYKMLFAQQATENPSLK, from the coding sequence ATGGATCAAGCTTCGTTGACACCTCCAAAGACAACATATCTGCCTATTTTTATCGGAAGACAGACAATTTACGATAATCGTTTGAATGTCTGGGGATATGAGCTTTTATTCAGATCCAGCGGAAACGATAATGTTGCTCAGTTTTCTGACCCGGAGCAGGCCACTGCCATGGTGATTACCGAAGGCTTCTCCATGGCGACCGAATCGATACCAAAAGGAAGGAAAATTTTCATAAACTACCCAACAGGATTACTTTTAAAAAACGCCCCTCTCGCCCTTCCTAAAGAAAATTGCGTCATCGAGGTCCTTGAAACCGTGAAACCCAATCCGGAGATCATCGCATCCTTGAGCACGCTCAAAGACAACGGATATACCATTGCTTTGGATGATTATGTCGGTCAGCCAGGATATGATCCCTTATTGGAGTTGGCGGATATCATCAAGGTTGAGTTTCTAGGTCGTCCCTGGACGGAACTCATTAAAATTGGACAAAAACTACATAAATATAGGTGTTTGCTTCTTGCAGAAAAAGTTGAAAACAGGCCGACTCTGGAACTGGCTGCCTCTCTGGGCTTTTCCTATTTTCAAGGTTTTTTCTTTTCTCGTCCTGAAATTATCACTGGAAGAACCATCCCAACAGCGGTCGTCAACAGAATCCGACTGATCCATGAAATAAACGCAAAAGACTTCGAAGTGTCCCAAGTGGCAAAAATAATCAGTCAAGATCCCGGGCTGAGTTTCCGGTTACTGAAACATATTAATTCCGTCTTTTATTCCTTTAGGCATAATGTTCGTTCCATTTCTCAAGCCGTAACATTGATGGGCTCTCGAGCCATTAAGCAATGGGCCATGTTGTCCATGCTTGCCGACATTGGCTCTGAGGGGAAAAATCAGGAACTCCTTTTCAGCAGTGTTCATCGAGCCCGTTTTCTTGAAATACTCGCCGTCGAGGCTAATCAACGTAAACATGACCCGGATACGATGTTCCTTCTTGGACTCTTTTCCAACCTCGATGCCATGCTCAATCTCCCTATGGAAGATATCCTCATTCATCTGCCGTTGGAAAAAGATATTGGAGCGGCATTACGTGGGGAAGATAACTTCATGCGCCAGTGGATCAAGATGACCATTGCAGTGGAAAGGGGTGATTGGACGAGTGTGGTTTCTATGATCGACTTCTTCCGGCTAGATGAACAAAAAACAGCCATGAATCACCTCCGTGCGGCTGATTGGGCTTATAAAATGCTCTTCGCTCAACAAGCTACGGAGAATCCTTCTTTGAAATGA
- a CDS encoding pyridoxal phosphate-dependent aminotransferase, with amino-acid sequence MSRYRCTGMKPFYVMEVLEKCQSIACQGHDVIHMQIGEPDFDTPECIKQAACKALMDGHTHYTHSQGIIELREAICRHYHATYGVDVHPDQIIVTAGTSPAMFLVFSALLAAGEEIIVSDPHYACYLNFVRFVGGVSVCVPTLEEDGFQFRPEDVRSRITPKTRGLLINSPSNPTGTLLSAERMQTLARNCAESEGHPWILSDEIYHGLVYEGRERSILEFTNRAFVFNGFSKAYAMTGWRLGYVIAPKEFIPTLRILHQNFFISANAMAQWAGIAALESAGPDVARMRAVYDQRRKYLVRRLRELGLGVAVEPTGAFYVLANARHLGTDSLKLAFDILDRIKIGVAPGIDFGANAEGFLRFSYANSLENIEEGMRRLEGYIEQLSA; translated from the coding sequence ATGAGTAGATATCGCTGTACCGGCATGAAGCCGTTTTATGTAATGGAAGTTCTTGAGAAATGTCAAAGCATCGCCTGCCAGGGGCACGACGTGATCCACATGCAGATCGGCGAACCGGACTTCGACACCCCGGAGTGCATCAAACAGGCCGCCTGCAAGGCCTTGATGGACGGCCACACCCACTACACCCACAGCCAGGGGATTATTGAGCTTCGGGAGGCCATCTGCCGCCACTACCATGCGACCTATGGAGTCGACGTCCATCCGGACCAGATCATTGTCACCGCCGGTACTTCACCTGCTATGTTTCTCGTTTTTTCGGCCCTGCTGGCCGCGGGGGAGGAGATTATCGTCTCGGACCCTCATTATGCCTGTTATCTGAATTTCGTGCGCTTTGTCGGCGGCGTGTCGGTGTGCGTGCCCACGTTGGAAGAGGACGGGTTTCAGTTCCGGCCCGAGGACGTGCGATCCAGAATAACGCCCAAGACCCGCGGGCTGCTGATCAATTCTCCGTCCAATCCCACCGGAACCTTGCTCTCCGCTGAACGGATGCAAACCCTGGCCCGGAATTGCGCCGAATCGGAAGGGCATCCCTGGATTCTCTCCGACGAGATATATCACGGCTTGGTCTACGAGGGCCGGGAGCGAAGCATCCTCGAATTCACGAACCGGGCCTTCGTCTTCAACGGGTTTTCCAAGGCCTACGCAATGACCGGATGGCGGCTTGGCTATGTCATCGCCCCGAAGGAATTTATCCCCACCCTGCGCATTCTGCATCAGAATTTTTTCATTTCCGCGAACGCCATGGCCCAATGGGCCGGGATAGCGGCCTTGGAATCCGCCGGACCGGACGTGGCCCGGATGCGGGCCGTCTACGATCAACGACGTAAATACTTGGTCCGCCGACTGCGGGAACTCGGCCTGGGCGTCGCCGTGGAACCCACTGGCGCCTTCTACGTCCTGGCCAATGCCCGGCATTTGGGAACGGACTCCTTGAAACTGGCCTTCGACATCCTGGATAGGATCAAGATCGGCGTGGCCCCAGGCATCGACTTCGGCGCCAACGCCGAGGGCTTCCTGCGTTTTTCCTACGCTAATTCCCTGGAAAATATAGAGGAGGGTATGCGGCGATTGGAGGGGTATATCGAGCAGTTATCAGCGTAA
- the dnaN gene encoding DNA polymerase III subunit beta, giving the protein MKFLIQREEILPALQQAAQITSVKTGAVYLRSTWLKVENDQLRIMATDSNIEFFGVFSPEVKEDGLVGVNGRHLYDLIRKLHPGELQFLVDEKANNLVVKQNKRKYVLPINENYWFQPLSVFPEENAISLSGETLSTIIDKVSYSVSDDDTLQAFNCMLLKYAAKDQKVDFCGLNGHQLALCKLEHEGLQNLLPEQGILISKKYLLELKRMIPLKKIELNIQNNRLYCRSWDFKENISLPLSLYDYPDYNQLLAKHASSYPSGMDVDRRGLVDALDRILIFNTDNSMCTFFEFSEGMVQMDVQSEEKGEAKEFLDVVFQGNLKKIAFPTRDLIGILSHFDSDQIHFHFTSSDGPCFIEDVNDPDYKVLIMPMQISDEVIYTDTDTEA; this is encoded by the coding sequence ATGAAATTTCTTATACAGAGAGAAGAAATTCTCCCCGCACTCCAACAAGCTGCCCAGATCACCAGCGTGAAGACAGGAGCCGTGTACCTCCGTTCAACGTGGCTCAAAGTGGAAAACGACCAATTGCGGATCATGGCCACGGATTCAAATATTGAGTTTTTCGGTGTCTTTTCCCCAGAGGTCAAAGAAGACGGGCTCGTGGGCGTCAATGGGCGCCATCTGTACGATTTGATCCGTAAACTGCACCCCGGAGAGCTGCAATTTCTCGTGGATGAAAAAGCCAATAATTTGGTGGTCAAGCAAAACAAGCGCAAATATGTCCTACCCATCAATGAGAACTACTGGTTTCAACCCCTCTCCGTGTTTCCTGAGGAGAACGCCATCTCCTTGTCCGGGGAGACTCTCTCGACGATCATCGACAAGGTTTCCTACTCCGTCAGCGACGACGACACGTTGCAGGCCTTCAACTGCATGCTCCTGAAGTACGCTGCCAAGGATCAAAAAGTCGACTTTTGTGGTCTGAACGGCCATCAGCTAGCCCTGTGCAAACTGGAGCACGAAGGACTGCAAAACCTGTTGCCGGAACAGGGCATTTTGATAAGCAAGAAGTATCTCCTCGAACTGAAGCGCATGATTCCCCTGAAGAAAATTGAACTGAATATCCAGAATAACAGATTATATTGCCGTTCCTGGGATTTCAAGGAGAACATCAGTCTTCCTCTTTCCTTGTACGACTACCCGGACTACAATCAGTTGCTGGCCAAACACGCCTCGTCGTATCCCAGCGGGATGGACGTGGATAGACGGGGTTTAGTGGACGCCTTGGACCGGATTCTGATCTTCAATACGGATAACAGTATGTGCACTTTTTTTGAGTTCAGTGAGGGCATGGTGCAGATGGATGTGCAATCCGAGGAAAAAGGCGAAGCTAAGGAATTTCTTGATGTCGTATTTCAGGGCAATTTGAAGAAGATCGCCTTTCCAACACGTGATCTGATAGGAATTCTCTCTCACTTCGATTCGGACCAAATCCATTTTCACTTTACCAGTTCGGATGGACCGTGCTTTATCGAAGACGTCAATGATCCGGATTACAAAGTTTTGATCATGCCGATGCAGATATCCGACGAAGTGATATACACGGATACTGACACGGAAGCATAG